One Saccharopolyspora erythraea NRRL 2338 genomic region harbors:
- a CDS encoding Zn-ribbon domain-containing OB-fold protein codes for MSGIALSTSGTLWTWTVQRFAPKSPPFVAPEGGFEPFAVGYVELPEGVRVMAVLDVPDPASLRIGMPVRVRVAGGVPRAGADDQPAGTASGRNHG; via the coding sequence ATGTCGGGGATCGCACTGTCCACTTCGGGCACGTTGTGGACCTGGACGGTCCAGCGGTTCGCCCCGAAGTCGCCGCCGTTCGTCGCGCCTGAGGGCGGTTTCGAGCCGTTCGCCGTCGGCTACGTGGAACTGCCGGAGGGCGTGCGGGTCATGGCGGTGCTCGACGTGCCGGATCCCGCCTCGCTCCGGATCGGGATGCCGGTGCGGGTGCGGGTGGCCGGCGGTGTCCCGCGAGCCGGCGCGGACGACCAGCCCGCGGGCACCGCGAGTGGGAGGAATCATGGATGA